One window of the Solanum stenotomum isolate F172 chromosome 11, ASM1918654v1, whole genome shotgun sequence genome contains the following:
- the LOC125844692 gene encoding uncharacterized protein LOC125844692 isoform X7 codes for MLGKVLVVLLIAGLAWAFPALQPPPPRICGSPDGPTVTGPRIKLRDGRHLAYKEHGVPKETAKYKVVYAHSFSATKYDSAVAPLETLEELGAYVVSFDRPGYGESDPHPKRTIQTTALDMEELADQLGLGPKFYVMGYSMGGHSVWGCLKYIPNRLAGAALVAPVVNYWWPSFPANISTEGYNLQLPQDQWALRVAHYAPWLVYWWNTQKWFPCNSVISGKPKMSPQDLEVVSKSAKHLSKRPKLKEYAVKQGVFESLHRDMMVGFGKWDFDPMDLKNHFPNGEGSVHLWHGEEDWVVPVTLQRYVAERLPWIQYHEMPNVGHLVMHDPAMNEVIWKTFLTGEEEQIVHS; via the exons ATGCTCGGGAAAGTTTTAGTTGTCTTGTTGATTGCAGGTCTGGCATGGGCATTCCCAGCCCTCCAACCTCCACCTCCCAGAATCTGTGGTTCTCCTGATGGTCCAACAGTTACCGGACCTAGAATCAAACTTAGGGATGGAAGACATCTGGCTTATAAGGAGCATGGTGTACCCAAAGAAACGGCCAAATATAAGGTCGTATATGCACATAGCTTTAGTGCTACCAAATATGATTCAGCTGTTGCACCCTTG GAAACACTTGAAGAATTAGGGGCATATGTTGTCTCTTTTGATAGACCTGGTTATGGGGAAAGCGATCCACATCCAAAACGAACCATACAAACTACAGCTTTGGATATGGAAGAGCTTGCTGATCAACTCGGACTTGGCCCTAAATTTTATGTTATGGGGTATTCCATGGGTGGTCATTCAGTTTGGGGTTGCCTTAAGTACATCCCTAATCG GTTAGCTGGAGCAGCTCTAGTTGCTCCCGTTGTCAATTACTGGTGGCCTAGCTTTCCTGCTAATATATCCACAGAAGGATACAATCTACAGCTCCCACAGGACCAATGGGCACTTCGAGTTGCACATTATGCGCCTTGGCTAGTCTACTGGTGGAACACTCAGAAGTGGTTCCCGTGCAATAGTGTTATATCTGGAAAACCCAAAATGTCTCCCCAAGATTTAGAAGTTGTTTCCAAATCTGCTAAGCATTTAAGCAAAAGGCCAAAGCTTAAG GAATATGCTGTAAAGCAAGGAGTATTCGAGTCTCTCCACCGTGACATGATGGTGGGGTTCGGAAAATGGGATTTTGATCCTATGGATCTTAAGAACCATTTCCCAAATGGTGAAGGCTCGGTCCACTTGTGGCATGGTGAGGAAGACTGGGTTGTACCTGTTACATTACAACGTTACGTTGCAGAAAGGCTTCCATGGATACAATACCATGAAATGCCCAATGTTGGACATCTAGTTATGCATGATCCAGCCATGAATGAGGTTATCTGGAAGACATTTTTGACTGGAGAGGAAGAACAAATAGTGCATTCTTAA
- the LOC125844692 gene encoding uncharacterized protein LOC125844692 isoform X3 — MFATTFPASFGFYVSPFIQTPTLLTSAKSLYSSNKFKFNPKKGLNHLQDSIFCHSNSSQGLAWAFPALQPPPPRICGSPDGPTVTGPRIKLRDGRHLAYKEHGVPKETAKYKVVYAHSFSATKYDSAVAPLETLEELGAYVVSFDRPGYGESDPHPKRTIQTTALDMEELADQLGLGPKFYVMGYSMGGHSVWGCLKYIPNRLAGAALVAPVVNYWWPSFPANISTEGYNLQLPQDQWALRVAHYAPWLVYWWNTQKWFPCNSVISGKPKMSPQDLEVVSKSAKHLSKRPKLKEYAVKQGVFESLHRDMMVGFGKWDFDPMDLKNHFPNGEGSVHLWHGEEDWVVPVTLQRYVAERLPWIQYHEMPNVGHLVMHDPAMNEVIWKTFLTGEEEQIVHS, encoded by the exons ATGTTTGCCACTACTTTTCCTGCAAGTTTTGGTTTCTATGTGTCTCCATTTATTCAAACCCCAACATTGTTGACCTCTGCAAAATCTTTATACAGTTCTAACAAGTTCAAATTCAACCCAAAAAAGGGATTGAATCATCTTCAAGATTCCATTTTTTGTCATTCCAATTCTAGTCAAG GTCTGGCATGGGCATTCCCAGCCCTCCAACCTCCACCTCCCAGAATCTGTGGTTCTCCTGATGGTCCAACAGTTACCGGACCTAGAATCAAACTTAGGGATGGAAGACATCTGGCTTATAAGGAGCATGGTGTACCCAAAGAAACGGCCAAATATAAGGTCGTATATGCACATAGCTTTAGTGCTACCAAATATGATTCAGCTGTTGCACCCTTG GAAACACTTGAAGAATTAGGGGCATATGTTGTCTCTTTTGATAGACCTGGTTATGGGGAAAGCGATCCACATCCAAAACGAACCATACAAACTACAGCTTTGGATATGGAAGAGCTTGCTGATCAACTCGGACTTGGCCCTAAATTTTATGTTATGGGGTATTCCATGGGTGGTCATTCAGTTTGGGGTTGCCTTAAGTACATCCCTAATCG GTTAGCTGGAGCAGCTCTAGTTGCTCCCGTTGTCAATTACTGGTGGCCTAGCTTTCCTGCTAATATATCCACAGAAGGATACAATCTACAGCTCCCACAGGACCAATGGGCACTTCGAGTTGCACATTATGCGCCTTGGCTAGTCTACTGGTGGAACACTCAGAAGTGGTTCCCGTGCAATAGTGTTATATCTGGAAAACCCAAAATGTCTCCCCAAGATTTAGAAGTTGTTTCCAAATCTGCTAAGCATTTAAGCAAAAGGCCAAAGCTTAAG GAATATGCTGTAAAGCAAGGAGTATTCGAGTCTCTCCACCGTGACATGATGGTGGGGTTCGGAAAATGGGATTTTGATCCTATGGATCTTAAGAACCATTTCCCAAATGGTGAAGGCTCGGTCCACTTGTGGCATGGTGAGGAAGACTGGGTTGTACCTGTTACATTACAACGTTACGTTGCAGAAAGGCTTCCATGGATACAATACCATGAAATGCCCAATGTTGGACATCTAGTTATGCATGATCCAGCCATGAATGAGGTTATCTGGAAGACATTTTTGACTGGAGAGGAAGAACAAATAGTGCATTCTTAA
- the LOC125844402 gene encoding uncharacterized protein LOC125844402 codes for MGITSTQEIEYDQTKAEYNSGGDSWSSSTNWTISRGSLEDSITFESSDSPIATKSTQISPVILHRPSPDSAPCEIKLCFMQKHEIRQVYVRSTARVYEIYYAPTLQSDNEYLCTVRCSIAERDGEFLQANEIEVVTPQYLEDYVGKPTEGRVTAEANCTREDDWVEIRVPDGNGVTCLQKHTTGNERSSIEDLYEATAEISDADPCMSLTIRFLSLPNKDSLCIDEVYIFGDPIDSNEVETPAAPMENQASSFMAMLVPTLLQLSKSGVSQKQQEKDVSDSQKKENEVGIAVRTSDFADASKENEQEKRMSADDIVQLDVTDKPVAKPIHSHPLIHQELSRENHNTSTTSNDASQGRIVGAIEQLLDRVSRIENICLRFEEKMVSPMNSMEMRLQRLEQQVETLAKNSQFSGVASCNRITAPSFTGSESNSSSLYNDGSEYRSCGVLELEKKDPPCNKLSEPSDDMPVSSNPSHVLPNLVISAPEFSCGEDEEENDIVESVKVSSQEKQKQVLSIDDALAAALSGFLSTFHVLPPDEGTLEIVASGSISEGVNEKNEFSESTQSASVIAHNCTLEGKDNDKPSKYTKILAIAAPDFTEEEYEFENANFIIASSAPAPELASEGNTNNEIASPSTGSQNFVDLNRSKSMDNASSTVGFETYAEQEKFLHENVQLKETSGVIGSKDHPYAQESICRSQDNPTACPSGQDDKVSETNARDSTNEPQMNSHNLGNAAESEERDPSKGSHLDVMQNVCEYLRPSALDFDIPILDVKFTANEDGDSKFSLEVLLGDTTDVNVDESTDNAVTSEGTTSTDMDDEESLKCFAGDSNTLVDFGFYAADTFTNSDGHSNPSISSNHEVVIGLI; via the exons ATGGGGATAACTTCGACTCAGGAGATTGAGTATGATCAAACGAAAGCTGAGTACAACAGTGGAGGAGATTCATGGAGCTCATCAACGAACTGGACGATCTCTCGTGGCTCTCTTGAAGATTCCATTACTTTTGAGTCCTCCGATTCTCCGATCGCTACTAAATCTACTCAGATATCACCTGTTATTCTCCACCGACCTTCGCCGGATTCCGCCCCTTGCGAAATCAAGT TATGCTTTATGCAAAAGCATGAAATCAGGCAGGTCTATGTTCGGAGTACTGCTCGTGTTTATGAGATATACTATGCACCTACTCTGCAGAGCGACAATGAGTATCTATGTACCGTCCGCTGTAGCATAGCTGAACGAGATGGAGAATTTCTCCAAGCTAATGAGATTGAAGTAGTTACCCCGCAATATTTGGAGGATTATGTAGGAAAACCAACAGAAGGTAGAGTCACAGCTGAAGCCAATTGCACAAGGGAAGATGATTGGGTCGAGATTAGGGTTCCTGACGGGAACGGGGTAACCTGCCTGCAAAAGCACACAACAGGGAATGAACGAAGTAGTATTGAG GATTTATACGAGGCCACAGCAGAAATTAGTGATGCAGATCCCTGCATGTCGCTTACAATTCGCTTTTTATCACTTCCAAATAAAGATTCTCTATGCATCGACGAAGTTTACATATTTGGTGACCCTATTGACTCTAATGAGGTAGAGACCCCAGCAGCTCCTATGGAAAACCAAGCTAGTTCTTTTATGGCCATGCTTGTTCCCACCCTTCTGCAACTATCTAAATCAGGCGTCAGCCAGAAGCAGCAGGAGAAAGATGTTTCTGATagtcaaaaaaaggaaaatgaagtgGGAATCGCAGTGAGGACATCTGATTTTGCTGATGCCAGTAAAGAAAATGAACAGGAAAAGAGGATGAGTGCTGATGATATAGTGCAGTTGGATGTCACTGACAAGCCTGTAGCAAAACCCATTCATTCCCATCCTCTGATACACCAGGAATTAAGCAGAGAGAACCACAATACCTCCACCACGAGTAATGATGCTTCACAAGGTCGTATTGTAGGAGCCATTGAACAACTTCTTGACCGAGTGAGCAGAATTGAAAATATTTGCTTGAGATTTGAAGAAAAGATGGTTAGTCCAATGAATAGCATGGAGATGAGACTTCAACGACTGGAGCAGCAAGTAGAAACTCTAGCtaaaaattcccaattttctgGAGTAGCGTCCTGCAATAGAATAACAGCTCCTTCATTTACTGGCAGTGAGTCCAATTCTAGCTCTTTGTATAATGATGGAAGTGAATATCGGTCTTGTGGGGTATTGGAGCTGGAGAAAAAGGATCCCCCTTGCAATAAGTTGTCCGAACCTTCTGATGACATGCCTGTTTCTTCTAATCCTTCACATGTTCTTCCAAATCTTGTGATTTCTGCCCCTGAGTTTTCATGTGGAgaggatgaagaagaaaatgatattGTTGAATCAGTAAAGGTTTCTTCTCAAGAGAAGCAAAAGCAAGTTTTATCCATTGATGATGCTTTAGCTGCTGCACTTTCTGGATTTCTGTCCACGTTCCACGTTCTTCCACCAGATGAAGGGACCTTGGAAATTGTTGCTTCTGGATCTATTAGTGAGGGAGTGAATGAGAAGAATGAGTTTTCAGAATCTACCCAAAGTGCTTCAGTTATCGCTCACAACTGTACCTTGGAGGGAAAAGACAATGACAAACCTTCAAAGTATACTAAAATTCTTGCAATTGCAGCTCCTGACTTTACCGAGGAGGAGTATGAATTTGAGAATGCAAATTTCATCATAGCTTCTTCTGCACCAGCTCCTGAACTTGCCAGTGAAGGAAATACAAATAATGAAATAGCTTCTCCAAGCACTGGAAGTCAGAACTTTGTCGATCTTAACAGAAGCAAGAGCATGGATAACGCAAGTTCAACTGTTGGTTTTGAGACATATGCAGAGCAAGAGAAATTTCTCCATGAGAATGTGCAGCTTAAGGAAACTTCTGGAGTAATTGGTTCGAAAGATCATCCTTATGCACAAGAAAGTATCTGCAGATCACAGGATAATCCCACTGCTTGTCCTTCAGGTCAAGATGATAAGGTTTCAGAGACTAATGCAAGAGATTCTACCAATGAGCCACAGATGAATTCTCATAATCTAGGAAATGCTGCTGAATCTGAAGAACGTGATCCTTCAAAAGGTTCTCACTTGGACGTTATGCAAAATGTTTGTGAATATCTAAGACCTTCTGCTCTAGATTTCGACATTCCTATCTTAGATGTGAAGTTCACTGCCAATGAAGACGGTGATTCCAAGTTCTCACTAGAAGTTCTTTTAGGTGACACAACAGATGTTAATGTTGATGAAAGCACTGATAATGCCGTCACTAGTGAGGGAACGACTTCCACTGATATGGATGATGAAGAATCACTGAAGTGTTTTGCAGGCGATAGCAACACTCTGGTGGATTTTGGATTTTATGCTGCAGATACATTCACTAATTCAGATGGACACAGTAATCCGAGTATATCCAGCAACCACGAGGTAGTCATCGGTCTCATCTGA